From the Paramormyrops kingsleyae isolate MSU_618 chromosome 7, PKINGS_0.4, whole genome shotgun sequence genome, one window contains:
- the barhl1b gene encoding barH-like homeobox 1b, producing the protein MEASTNGSSFGIDSLLSHRPGSPVLSKGDSLVGECRSPLEFSPRSDLESACSSPPSPRRECVEEAAQRQGQALGLQSHLQHGQISAASQPRTVTSSFLIRDILADCKPLAACAPYSSNGQPTQEAGRLASKIADDFMEKIHSNSSSDSEYKVKEEGDREISSSRDSPQVRLKKPRKARTAFTDHQLAQLERSFERQKYLSVQDRMELAASLNLSDTQVKTWYQNRRTKWKRQTAVGLELLAEAGNYSALQRMFPSPYFYPQSLVSNLDPSAALYLYRGPSAPPPALQRPLVPRILLHNLQGGSEPPPPLPTLPGVLPRATQPR; encoded by the exons ATGGAAGCGTCCACCAACGGATCCAGTTTTGGGATCGACTCCTTGTTATCTCACAGACCTGGAAGTCCAGTCTTGTCGAAAGGGGACAGCTTGGTGGGGGAATGCAGATCTCCCCTGGAGTTCAGCCCGCGGTCCGACCTGGAAAGTGCTTGTTCCTCTCCGCCTTCCCCGCGAAGGGAATGCGTCGAAGAGGCTGCTCAAAGACAGGGACAAGCGCTGGGGCTGCAGTCTCACCTCCAGCACGGACAAATATCCGCCGCTTCTCAGCCGCGGACGGTAACTTCGTCTTTCCTTATCAGGGACATTCTGGCGGACTGCAAGCCGCTGGCTGCCTGTGCCCCGTACTCCAGTAACGGTCAGCCAACTCAAGAGGCGGGGCGACTCGCCAGTAAAATCGCGGACGACTTCATGGAAAAAATTCACAGCAACTCCTCCTCAGACAGCGAATATAAAG TGAAGGAGGAGGGGGACAGGGAGATTTCGAGCAGCAGAGACAGTCCCCAGGTTCGGCTCAAGAAGCCCCGGAAGGCGCGGACCGCTTTCACTGACCACCAGCTGGCCCAGCTTGAGCGCAGCTTCGAGCGGCAGAAATATTTGAGCGTGCAGGACCGGATGGAGCTGGCAGCTTCACTGAACCTCAGCGACACTCAGGTCAAAACGTGGTACCAGAACAGGAG GACGAAGTGGAAGAGACAGACCGCAGTTGGACTCGAACTGTTAGCGGAAGCTGGGAATTATAGCGCCCTGCAGAGAATGTTCCCATCTCCTTACTTCTATCCTCAAAGCTTGGTTTCCAACCTGGACCCCAGCGCGGCATTATATCTATACCGGGGACCCTCTGCGCCTCCGCCGGCCCTGCAACGACCTCTTGTTCCAAGGATTCTTCTTCACAATCTGCAAGGGGGCAGCGAACCACCGCCGCCCCTTCCTACCCTGCCCGGAGTGCTTCCGCGGGCAACACAGCCACGGTGA